A segment of the Bufo bufo chromosome 5, aBufBuf1.1, whole genome shotgun sequence genome:
gttactattggcagggttgaggcggaaattgaaggttttccgtttgcttgtagttcccgttttgtcctgcctgctagggtggcgctagagagcaagagcattttttgtgagatttttgtggatagtggagcagctgtcaatctcattgataatcaatttgcaataactcatggtttccaggtatgcactttgggaaaggatattcctgtttttgctattgattccgctccactttctcagaaatcattaaagggcatagttcacaatatccgtttaattgtgagtgatgctcatgttgaggatgtgtcatgtttcgtccttagtggtttgcctactcctctagtgttggggctaccctggctcactaaacataaccccaccattgattggcaagcgaggcaaataaatggttggagtgacttttgcagagagaattgcctcatgacatctgtttctgaggtttctaccaagactgtaccacctttcctctctgaattttcggatgtcttctctgagagtggagttcaggatttgcctccgcacagggagtacaattgccctattaatcttatcccaggcgccaagctgcctaaatctcgtttatacaatctttcccaacctgagagggtcgctatgcgtgcttatatctctgagagtctgagaaaaggacacatacgaccctcgaagtcacctgttgccgctggttttttctttgttaagaaaaaagatggttctttatgaccttgtctggatttcagggagctgaacagtatcactattcgtgacccttatccgcttcctctgatcccggacctgtttaaccaggttgttggggctgaagtcttttccaaattagacctaagaggggcatacaacctggtcagggtcagagaaggagacgaatggaagacggctttcaatacccctgagggccattttgagaatttggttatgccttttggtttgatgaatgccccagccgtttttcagcatttcgtgaacagcattttttatcatttaatgggaaaatttgtattagtgtatttggatgacattttgattttttcttctgatttcaagactcataaggaacacttacgtcaggtcttgctcatcttgccggagaataaattatacgcgaaactggaaaaatgtgtgtttgcggttccagaaattcaatttctggggtttcttctctccgcttctggttttcgcatggaccccgagaaggtccgcgctgtgcttgagtggaagcttcctgagaatcagaaggcgctgatgcgttttttgggctttgccaattataacaggaaatttattttgaattattcctctgttgttaaaccactcactgatatgaccagaaagggggtagatttttcttcctggtcggtagaggcgcgtaaggccttttctaatatcaaggagagttttgcttccgctcccattctggtacaacctgatatttcattacccttcatagttgaggttgatgcttctgaggtaggggtgggtgcggtcttgtctcagggttcctctcctgccaaatggcaaccgtgtgcctttttctcaaagaaactctcctccgcagagagaaattatgatgtgggagatagggaattgttggccatcaagttggcttttgaggaatggcgccattggctagagggagccagacaccttattaccgtgtttactgaccataaaaatctggcctacttggagtcagccaagcgtctgaacccgagacaggccagatggtctttgttcttttaaaggtttaattttgttgtcacgttccgccctggggttaagaatgtgaaggcagatgccctgtcacgttgttttccgggaggtgggaattttgaagacccgtgtcccattttggctgaaggtgtggtggtctctgctctttttcctgaattggaggcagaggtacaggcagcccagtcagaggctcctgatctttgtcctcctgggaggttgtttgtgcctctcgctttgagacacaagatttttaaggaacaccacgatacggtccttgctgggcacccgggggcaagagccacactggatctcattgctcggagattctggtggcctgcgcttcgtaagtcagttgagggttttatggcagcttgcgagacttgcgctcgtgccaaagtccctcattcacggccatcaggtcctctccttcctttacccattccttcccgtccttggacacatctgtccatggacttcataacggacttgcctcgttcctcggggaagactgtgattctggtggtggtggaccgttttagcaaaatggtgcatttcatcccttttcctggtttgcccaatgctaagacgctggcgcaggcatttattgaccacattgtcaaattgcatggtatcccttcagacatagtctctgataggggcacgcagtttgtttccagattctggaaggctttctgttctcgcttgggggttcgattgtcattctcttctgctttccacccgcagtcgaatggccagaaagagcgcgtcaatcagaatctggagacatatctgcgctgttttgtggcggagaatcaggaggattggtgttcttttttgtcccttgctgagttttctttaaataaccgtcgtcaggagtcctctgataagtcaccattttttcgtgcatatgggtttcatccgcagtttgggactttctcgggagaggggtcttctggtttacctgatgaggacagattctcctcgtctttgtcatctatttggcaaaagattcaggataatctaaagagcatgagtgagagatataagcgtgtggcagataagagacgtgtgcctggtccggacctgaatgttggtgatctggtgtggttgtctaccaagaatatcaaattgaaggttccctcctggaagttgtgtcctaggtttattgggccttacaagatcctgtctgtcatcaatcctgttgcctaccgtcttgatcttcctcagacttggaagatccataatgtttttcataagtccttattgaaaccttattgtaccctcgcctttgcctcctcctccgattgtggttgatggaaatctttaatttcaggtctctaggattgtggattctcgtcttgtccgcggttctctccagtacctcgttcattgggagggttatggtcctgaggagaagatgtgggtcccagtgacggacattaaggccactcgtctcatcagggctttccataggtcccatcctgagaaggtgggctctgagtgtccggagtccactcgtagagggaggggtactgtcacaaccagacagctgagaagctctgacaggagccttccagatcctcctccttgagtttctttgttttggtttcagttcctcatctcgttagtctatctctgctgtcatgcagttggactgattgcttccctttaagttcctccccataatgcagtagtgtgcggcttatacaacttcctggagtgtgtgtgcatgctgttcctatttcccagttctttgcaagataagtactgttcctttatttgtgattttctgtctgctggatttcaggagaccctgactccctccgtgtctggtgtagggagccggtggtcgtgtcccctcactatcgtagggtcttcaggtattagatagccgaggtatgtggatatgcgcccatccacctttggggtgttcgcataggctgagcagtcagggagagtggcaggtctcatgcaggggtctcccttttgttccttagttgtggatccagtgagtcattgattatattgcattgtcttgtttcctgtacaccatccgtgacaacatcttattagtttcatttcaaatcaattgtgatggtgtatagagccaaaaatgttagaattgtgtcgatgtcccaatatttatggacctgactgtatctaatTAAACTCTGCCTACTCTGACTTCAAATCTGAAACACCATGCTTGTGCCTCAAGATTCTTAAACTTGcacatagagatgagcaaattttctaTAACTCGTTTTGGGTCTGATTTGGTCAAATTGGTTGTTAGATTCGATTTGATCTGAATAAATTTGGTCCCAGTCGAAAGTGCTCTagttgccctgaaaagttgtatATGAAACTCTGAGTTCTCCTAAGATTGTGTACAAATCCTTTCAAGCTGTATACCAAATcatcattagtaatgtcaaaatgACAgcgatatacagtatatgtctatAGGTAAATGCATAGCAGACAGTGGTAACATCCATCCTGTGTAAAAACAGATTCttctttttaaatttaaaaattgGGCCACAAATTATCTCTGTTTAGTATCAAATGTCTTCTTTTCCTTCTGatttgtaaaatggtggccaaatCACAAAATTTGAAACTTTTGACAAATTTCTAACAAATTGGATTAATGTAGAATGGATTTGTTCATCTCTACTTGCATTTATATACTATCTGTATACTATCTGGTGGTAGGTACTGGTTACTCAAGTGACATGACTTGGAGATTATCAACATACAGTAGTCCATACCACCATGATGGGCATTTTTATTTGAAAAAGCAAAATCCATTAGTCTCTGGCATCTGTCTTAGACCAAAGCTGTATCTGACAACCACATGGTGGGGTTTACTTCCTCTCCTGAGCTTtgaatatctatttttttttacattttcaatacaaaaaaaatagtAGTATTGTCATTAACATCaggtaaacttttttttaaactaggttatttctttttatttacatAGGAAATACTGATGAGTAGTCTTTCCTTGAAGGTGGCAGATATATTTTTAGATTTATAAATTTTTAATTGAGGAAGATTATTATGGATTACGAAATATTGTACTATTAATATCTTGCTGGGATAATAAAAGACAGATTGTTGTGTAAATTTGGGACGACATCATTATTTGATTTGTTAATTACATGTTATACAAAGCTATACTGCAAGTACTGTCATTACAGACTATTTAAGGCACCCTAGAACAGAATCAGTATCCTCTAAGCAAATCCAAGGAAGACGACTGACTCTGGtttgtttctctttttctctctctattTAGTAGTATGACTTATTTTTCCTACTTggtcttctttttcttttcataTGCAATATTTGCTTTTATAGTATACTACCAAACACATGCTTCATTCAATAGGTTACTATAGGTCAATTACATGACAAAGCAGTTCCTGTTTGGCATATGTGTGACTGATTTAcatcagaatattttttttgcaaagtgaGAAATAATGAATCCTGCTACAATATTCAACACTGCATAACAGATAAGAGATGTTATTAATATAGATATCAGTGGGCAGGCACATCTAAACACATAGCGTATGTTTTTGATCCCTTTAAATAGCTTAACATGTAATATGTGCAATTTTTTGTTTGTCTTTTCTCTTCATTACTAAACTATTGCAGTGTAAATGTTATTCTTGCACAGAAGATGCCAAGACAGTATGAACTAAGGCTAAGTTTATATCTGCGTCATGGCTTATGTTTATAATGAAAGCCACAGAGCTATGGCTGATCTGTTGTAAGACAGACCTCAATGCACTGATTTAGCCCCACTTAAAGGTGTTCTCAAGTAATGGCttatccttagaataggtcacCACTAGCTGATTGGTGAGAGCCGTACACCTTGACAATGAGCTGGTCTGTGTAGCTTGGGCGACAAAAGTAAAAAAGTTCACAGCCCCGTGTTGCTCCTATTGAGCAGTATCAAAAGATTTACTCATTGACATCTTTTTATGTGAACCCTATTAAAGGGACCCTCCACAAAGTGGGAATTTCAGATTTGGCTCAAAGGGTCACTTATCTGTCTGCATACAGAAGCAATTATAAAAAGTTCAAGTGTCAATTCTAGAACATTATCCTTTTCTGTTGCTGTCTTGTGGGACACTCACTTGTTTTATTTGAGGTACCGATATTTCATCTTTGAACTTATGGTATTTTATTCTTCATACTAGGTAAATAAGAAGATATTGAGTTTTGAAGATGACAGAGGACTATAACTGATattgaaaaaaagcaaaaataaaaaaataaaaaaaatggcacttAACACCACAGGGACAACTGGCCTTAATGCTGAAGATATTGATGGTCACTCACAATTTGCCTATATACATTTTACAATTGCAGCTGCCATTGCTTTACTTCTGTGCCTGATAGGCTTGGTGGGAAACACTATCGTGCTGCGGTATCTGTGCTTCAAGATCCAGAAGAACACATTTACTACTTACAGCATCAATTTGGCAGTGGCTTACTTCATCTTCTTACTATTTACTGTGGGTGTACTGAGTCTTAGTATCCATACATTAACCAGTGCACAGCCTGATTTTCCAGGGAAGGATTCCTTGTACATACTTATAGAAATAATTTACGACAGCACATTCTATTCAGGAATATTCATCCTCACAGCCATCAGCTTGGAAAGATGTATCTCCATCACGTTCCCTGTGTGGCATGAGTGCCATCGCCCTAAGACTTTGTCTGCAATCGTGTGTGTTATTCTTTGGTTAGTTGGCTGCTTGGTCAGCCTCTCTGAAAACTTTATCTGCACACCAGATGCTTTCGTGACTCCTACTTCAGGATGCACAGCAATTCAGCTGATAACATTTTCTTTAGCTATCATCGTCTGTCTACCGATCATGGTGACTTCGTGTTTAATTCTTATCATCCGTATAAAGAAGAAATTCAACCAACAGGTCTCTACAGAACTTTATGCTTTCATCATCTTAGCAGTTATTGCGTTTATCGTATCTGTTGTTCCAGTTAACTTTTTATGGCTTCTATTGTACTTCAATTTAATGTCGAAAGACATCCAAACAGTTGCTCTGTTCTTTGCCAGTATCTACGGCACAGTGCTTAATTGTACTATTATCCCCTACTTTTATATCATTGCTGAAATTAAATGGAAAGCAACATTCTATAAATCTGAAAGAGAAAGGAACACAGATATAACCAAATGTAAAACAGATAGTATATAAACTAAATGAGATAATGTAAAGGGGTGACCagttagataatttttttttaattaaaattgtaTTTATCACACAAATGGCATCCCTTGGTGTTCTTTTGATTCACTTTCTGAACATCCTCCTTAGGTTAGGGCTACATGGCTCCAGTGGGAGTCACATACAAGTGGTGGAACAAAAAAGTGTTTGCAATTTGGCTGCAATGTGCTGTTGTGCAACTATTTTATGGCTGTGAGGTTTCTGTGATTTAGGATTTGCAACATCTAGTAGACAGAGgaaaaattgcagacgtgtgcAAGAGAGTTACAGTTGCACATGTCATTCATTGAAGTCCATGCATGCGATTTGTGACCTGCAACCAAAAATTCCCAGGTTTGGAATTTTTGACTCCGTGGCTTTTTGACATTATTATTATATGGTATGCACAATATCTGGAACCACTGTACCATCCATATACAACAGGAGGCTGAGGACAGTGAAAAGCTGTAATGGttcatgtgaccactgaggcACTTCTGGTCCACAAAGTGGCATTTAGTAAGTGATTGTTCTTTTTCTtcatgataggtcatcgatatcagatcagtgggggtctgacacccagcacgcccactgatcagctatttcaggCAGATGCAGTGCTGGACACTAACAGTGTACCGAGCAGAAGCAAATGGCTTTATCCACTTTGTAGTTTCCAATGCTGTGAACTGAAactcagctcccattcatttgaatgggacctgagctgagctgcagtaccccagcaccGCTCCTACATAGTGTACAATACTGTCTTCCTCCAGCTTTGTACACTGTAGAGTTTCTGGTGCCATGGCAGCCCATAACAGCTGATAGTggtggtgccaggtgttggacccccaccgacctTATATTTATGTCCTATACGTGGATATATCATCAGTTTTtggagcccagagaacccctttaaggctaagcTGCAAGGTCACCATACATTCAATTGCAACCAGCAAAGTTTTGAAAGCTATGAGTAGAGAAAACAAGGTAGCAAGTCAAGATCAATACAAAAGGTGTATATGTTTTGTATAAAAAATTTGAATGGTCCTTTGATACATTTGCACGGCTTACCTATGTTCCTAAGTTTCTTTTGTAAAGTCATGATGAGTTGTACATTGTATTAGaacgattttattattttattaattattacatTGGACATTTTGTCTTTCATTAAAAAGTGTTAACTTTAATTATGTAAATCATCATAGATTTTGACACATGATTTTTTACCATATATACAGTCATATTTTTGCCCATCATCTCTGTATATTATGGATAtgtatgaggaaagagaatgtatAAAGATTAAATAAATGCATAAATGTAAGGCTAATTTCACTTtaatgtttttgctggatccagcagggttcagaaaaaacgcttcagttagtgataatacaaccatctgcatctgaacggatccggttgtattatctgtaacatagacaagacggatccattatgaactccattgaaagtcaatgggggacggatccgttttgtatagtgtcagattgtgtcagagaaaacggatccttccccattgacttgcatagtggatcatgacggatctgttttgctccgcatcccaagacggaaagcaaactgcagcatgctctgcggttgtcacggcggggagtgggggaaaccccccaccgtgcggtgtcagagggtaaaggggatcagcctggccaaaaggagtaataagggagcaggtcacctcctaccgcgtccctaatcctctccctgactcctcactgcatgagcggaccctgatggtaggacgactcagactcaggattcctagaaaccctaagtcgccctggtaatccctcacataggagcaggggagagacaacctgttcatcccagtcatggaggaacaggagtctttatctgaggccaggctgcaaggagaggggaacacatacagaatatggagatggcaggtaagtgaaaccagtaacacacttacctgccacagacacactgactggaacctgtgcacaattgttggtgtccacaccaacataaaaggacacagcacacaccacaaaccacacaggaac
Coding sequences within it:
- the LOC121002006 gene encoding proto-oncogene Mas-like translates to MALNTTGTTGLNAEDIDGHSQFAYIHFTIAAAIALLLCLIGLVGNTIVLRYLCFKIQKNTFTTYSINLAVAYFIFLLFTVGVLSLSIHTLTSAQPDFPGKDSLYILIEIIYDSTFYSGIFILTAISLERCISITFPVWHECHRPKTLSAIVCVILWLVGCLVSLSENFICTPDAFVTPTSGCTAIQLITFSLAIIVCLPIMVTSCLILIIRIKKKFNQQVSTELYAFIILAVIAFIVSVVPVNFLWLLLYFNLMSKDIQTVALFFASIYGTVLNCTIIPYFYIIAEIKWKATFYKSERERNTDITKCKTDSI